In Halobaculum rubrum, the following are encoded in one genomic region:
- a CDS encoding type II/IV secretion system ATPase subunit — translation MTDQTGDRPSVPAPEPPDSADAWYAPDVRAQYESYPGVVATVRERRGAAGSQFSYETREPSLGPAGERAVERVADRFDAGQHRRPLTRAGALERADAGFEPKYERALDRLVDATPALRRRVDYHTLREFRLLGRVTPMALDDRVEVADVSGEDGRVVVHTSDFAPAVTEVPVNALYVGRVASERLRTYEVSFQGFAVEVAVYRDRLLGDDRFATKYAVREPPLLPGDEELIAECKERVWETTATEVVEDRAAFVRERARRFLSRRLTARDTRAWLDATRFRVRSALAEYDLAVPPVDSRYAPDRLADLVYYVLRDYVGQGVLTIPLRDPHLEDVEANRVGERVKVVPRAGADADGRVPTNLAFDSETEFVNVVTQLAALDGTELNASNPSAKVNVDLDGVPETIRCAVALPVISGGGPHLSVRKQSSDPHTPVDLVNSGTLPTELVTLLWMLYEHRGVVLFSGPTGAGKTTLMNAHTPFIPFDARPVSIDEGSREVSLPHETGISLTTRDHENEFKRVTMADLMTETNYLNPDVEVIAEVNTPESFETFGESLNTGHGVLGTTHADDVDALVNRVIEQGLPPYLLGEIDLVVFPHNADGDRYVSEAIELSDGGAFDDCAGAGGVVEKDGTTVGWNQVLDRGPDGDFSFAYDHSELGDATRRLDHRVFHRIADRTDRTVDAVEREFHRKHRYVRYLVREDVTDVEETFDFLADLRTDEAATVERVRRETTARNGATDGADSVAGDTAAGSGRHTDRERPNGPDGSEADRSDIEHAEEDRQ, via the coding sequence ATGACCGATCAGACGGGCGATCGGCCGAGCGTGCCGGCGCCCGAACCGCCCGACTCCGCCGATGCCTGGTACGCGCCGGACGTGCGGGCGCAGTACGAATCGTATCCGGGCGTCGTCGCCACCGTCCGCGAGCGGCGCGGCGCCGCGGGCAGCCAGTTCAGCTACGAGACGCGCGAGCCGAGCCTCGGCCCAGCCGGCGAGCGGGCGGTCGAGCGCGTCGCCGACCGCTTCGACGCGGGGCAGCACCGCCGACCGCTCACCCGGGCGGGTGCCCTCGAGCGCGCCGACGCCGGCTTCGAGCCGAAGTACGAACGCGCGCTCGACAGACTCGTCGACGCGACGCCAGCGTTGCGCCGGCGCGTCGACTACCACACGCTTCGGGAGTTCCGACTGCTCGGACGGGTGACGCCGATGGCGCTCGACGATCGGGTCGAGGTCGCCGACGTGAGCGGCGAGGACGGGCGAGTCGTCGTCCACACGAGCGACTTCGCGCCGGCCGTCACCGAGGTGCCCGTGAACGCGTTGTACGTGGGTCGGGTCGCCAGCGAGCGCCTGCGGACCTACGAGGTGAGCTTCCAAGGGTTCGCGGTCGAGGTCGCGGTGTACCGCGATCGACTCCTCGGCGACGACCGGTTCGCGACGAAGTACGCCGTCCGCGAACCGCCGCTGCTCCCCGGCGACGAGGAACTCATCGCCGAGTGCAAGGAGCGCGTCTGGGAGACGACCGCGACCGAGGTCGTCGAGGATCGGGCCGCGTTCGTGCGTGAACGCGCCCGCCGGTTTCTCTCCCGCCGACTCACGGCCCGAGACACTCGCGCGTGGCTCGACGCGACCCGCTTCCGGGTTCGGTCCGCCCTCGCCGAGTACGATCTCGCGGTGCCGCCGGTCGACTCCCGCTACGCCCCGGACCGGCTCGCGGACCTCGTGTACTACGTCCTCCGCGACTACGTCGGACAGGGCGTCCTCACGATACCGCTTCGCGATCCTCACCTGGAGGACGTGGAGGCGAACCGCGTCGGCGAGCGCGTGAAGGTCGTTCCACGGGCCGGGGCGGACGCCGACGGTCGCGTCCCGACGAACCTCGCGTTCGACTCGGAGACGGAGTTCGTCAACGTCGTCACCCAGCTGGCCGCGCTCGACGGGACCGAGCTGAACGCCTCGAACCCCAGCGCCAAGGTGAACGTCGACCTCGACGGCGTCCCGGAGACGATCCGGTGTGCGGTCGCGCTCCCGGTCATCTCGGGCGGCGGCCCGCACCTCTCGGTGCGCAAGCAGTCGAGCGACCCGCACACGCCGGTGGATCTGGTGAACTCCGGAACGCTCCCGACGGAACTCGTCACGCTCCTGTGGATGCTGTACGAGCACCGCGGCGTCGTCCTGTTCTCCGGCCCGACCGGCGCGGGGAAGACGACGTTGATGAACGCCCACACGCCGTTCATCCCGTTCGACGCCCGACCCGTCTCCATCGACGAGGGGAGCCGGGAGGTGTCGCTTCCCCACGAGACGGGCATCTCGCTGACGACGCGCGACCACGAGAACGAGTTCAAGCGCGTCACGATGGCGGACCTGATGACCGAGACGAACTACCTCAACCCCGACGTGGAGGTGATCGCGGAGGTGAACACCCCCGAGTCGTTCGAGACGTTCGGCGAGAGCCTCAACACCGGCCACGGCGTGCTCGGCACCACCCACGCCGACGACGTGGACGCGCTCGTCAACCGGGTCATCGAACAGGGGCTTCCGCCGTACCTCCTCGGCGAGATCGACCTCGTCGTCTTCCCGCACAACGCCGACGGCGACCGCTACGTCAGCGAGGCGATCGAGTTGAGCGACGGCGGCGCGTTCGACGACTGTGCGGGTGCGGGCGGCGTCGTCGAGAAGGACGGGACCACGGTGGGCTGGAACCAAGTCCTCGACCGCGGCCCGGACGGCGACTTCTCGTTCGCGTACGACCACTCGGAGTTGGGCGACGCGACCCGCCGGCTCGATCACCGGGTGTTCCACCGGATCGCCGACCGAACGGACCGGACCGTCGACGCCGTCGAGCGGGAGTTCCACCGGAAGCACCGCTACGTCCGCTATCTCGTCCGCGAGGACGTGACCGACGTCGAGGAGACGTTCGACTTCCTCGCGGACCTGCGCACCGACGAGGCGGCGACCGTCGAGCGCGTTCGGCGGGAGACGACCGCGCGCAACGGGGCAACCGACGGCGCGGACTCCGTTGCCGGGGATACTGCGGCCGGTAGCGGGCGCCACACCGACCGCGAACGGCCGAACGGGCCCGACGGATCGGAGGCCGACCGATCGGACATCGAACACGCGGAGGAGGATCGTCAGTGA
- a CDS encoding type II secretion system F family protein, with protein sequence MDGGNDLSVLDRALYTLFSRHADTRRHAADRKRHRGAAMSTSFDVYVARAYGLSWVVCALVTGWTLVIVSAVSSPITAAITAKSEAYIGVGAVPPLYVAAAVAGLAGTAAKYATVRLAGVRLRWRTKARRTGIERTLPGAARFLTALSSGSDGPRAMLRRVADNDAYGETAVSIRAALTTATLTGSLNEGIGRVARDTPSRDALAPFLLKFREHAAQGEDALSGYLTLESRMLGHRSEQTRERNADMMELVAELFVVLLVLPALLVIVLTVMSVLTPGLSAEIVTPIGTATRRAIAVYGAAGAVLVVGVAAAAFVTELRPTGQRAHHAPPSDLSSLLRSVPSNPASAAIALTPVGVVALGGLFAGGVDPVNAALLGYAAYAVPVGGVALRRGRIDDAKDREISDFVHAVAGRVALGDPLAAAVEHTARNVDLGRLNPDVADLAFALGISGGREEDVQTEALRRFTERVGTPLAAQTIGLVSGALDAGSDADAVFETLQTEVGRLYHEKRALRANMFVYVAVGWTTALLVVGIVVAVNLTVLDGFSDLASLSTGGGALDPTAVDPERDRRRFYVVAQATVLSSGLFAGAAGRGGYAMLLHSGALVVVCYAVFAVAGLL encoded by the coding sequence ATCGACGGCGGCAACGATCTCTCGGTGCTCGACCGGGCGCTGTACACACTGTTCTCACGTCACGCCGACACCCGCCGCCACGCGGCCGACCGGAAGCGCCACCGCGGGGCGGCGATGTCGACGAGCTTCGACGTGTACGTCGCACGAGCGTACGGCCTCTCGTGGGTCGTGTGTGCGCTCGTCACCGGCTGGACGCTCGTGATCGTTTCCGCGGTTTCGTCCCCGATCACGGCTGCTATCACGGCGAAGAGCGAGGCGTACATCGGCGTCGGCGCCGTCCCGCCGCTGTACGTCGCCGCCGCGGTCGCCGGCCTCGCGGGGACCGCCGCGAAGTACGCGACGGTCCGACTGGCCGGCGTTCGGCTCCGGTGGCGGACGAAGGCGCGTCGGACCGGCATCGAGCGGACGCTTCCGGGCGCGGCACGCTTCCTCACCGCGCTGTCGTCGGGGAGCGACGGGCCGCGAGCGATGCTGCGGCGCGTCGCCGACAACGACGCGTACGGCGAAACCGCGGTCTCGATCCGTGCGGCGCTCACGACGGCCACCCTCACGGGGAGCCTGAACGAGGGGATCGGCCGCGTCGCTCGCGACACGCCGTCGCGTGACGCGCTCGCCCCGTTCCTACTGAAGTTCCGCGAGCACGCCGCACAAGGTGAGGACGCGTTGAGCGGGTACCTCACGCTGGAATCGCGGATGCTCGGCCACCGGAGCGAGCAGACCCGCGAGCGCAACGCCGACATGATGGAGCTCGTCGCGGAGTTGTTCGTGGTGTTGCTCGTGCTTCCCGCGCTGTTAGTCATCGTCCTCACGGTGATGAGCGTGCTCACGCCGGGACTGTCCGCGGAGATCGTGACGCCAATCGGGACGGCCACCAGGCGTGCGATCGCGGTGTACGGCGCTGCCGGGGCGGTCCTCGTCGTTGGCGTCGCCGCGGCCGCGTTCGTCACCGAACTCCGGCCGACAGGCCAGCGAGCACACCACGCGCCCCCGAGCGACCTGTCGTCGTTGCTGCGGTCGGTTCCGAGCAACCCCGCAAGCGCCGCGATCGCGCTCACACCGGTCGGAGTCGTCGCGCTCGGCGGCCTGTTCGCGGGCGGCGTCGACCCGGTGAACGCCGCGCTGCTCGGCTACGCGGCCTACGCCGTCCCCGTCGGCGGGGTGGCGCTGCGTCGCGGGCGAATCGACGACGCGAAGGACCGCGAGATCAGCGACTTCGTCCACGCCGTCGCCGGTCGCGTCGCCCTCGGCGATCCGCTGGCCGCGGCGGTCGAACACACGGCCCGGAACGTGGACCTGGGTCGGTTGAACCCGGACGTCGCCGACCTCGCGTTCGCGCTCGGCATCAGTGGCGGACGCGAGGAAGATGTCCAGACTGAGGCGCTCAGGCGCTTCACCGAGCGCGTCGGGACACCGTTGGCGGCGCAGACGATCGGACTCGTCTCCGGCGCGCTCGACGCCGGCAGCGACGCGGACGCGGTGTTCGAGACCCTGCAGACGGAGGTCGGCCGGCTCTACCACGAGAAGCGCGCGCTCCGTGCCAACATGTTCGTGTACGTCGCCGTCGGCTGGACGACCGCGCTGCTCGTCGTCGGGATCGTGGTCGCGGTGAACCTCACCGTGCTCGACGGGTTCTCCGATCTCGCGTCGCTGTCGACCGGCGGCGGCGCGCTGGACCCGACGGCCGTCGACCCCGAGCGCGACCGCCGCCGGTTCTACGTGGTCGCACAGGCGACAGTCCTCTCCTCGGGGCTGTTCGCGGGCGCCGCGGGTCGCGGCGGCTACGCGAT